The following are encoded together in the Capsulimonas corticalis genome:
- a CDS encoding bifunctional diguanylate cyclase/phosphohydrolase: MSAELQVRMAQGQREERKTVFQGVAWVAALNLMAVAWILGRPFSKAIYVAGVDAFEILGALMGGLWCLWTALRSRRDAGTPRNIAAPVTMAIGLICYSVGQTVYAYFDVIKHVDPPFPGVADLFFLAIYPTIFTSILRMSTRPMPLASRVRVFLDSAMIMTAAVAFSWYFILGPTMLQGSQTLLGRAVGLAYPCCDLILVFAVLLLASRSASRSGYVGVSILLTGLIVFVIGDSIYLYRLLQNTYHTGSLMDETYVLGNSLIGLGASAIHLLGRRSATETDVELVETPPLWRLLLPYALFPAIVALLLYTRSVHADKTLERGVIVSCLALVALILVRQVMSIRENYQLNQQLHTAYDDTAAYAAKMEIVNAELHATQDELKINLDALTEANERLHSLATTDMLTGLPNHRSMVAAIDAEMERSARYGRPCALLFFDLDYFKALNDTCGHPAGDAALSELAAHVRAGLRAIDTVGRWGGEEFLALLPETDLPGAYTVAEELRKRVAEHTFAAGGGLRLTCSVGVSSYPADAHHRDALVDAADQAMYAAKKLGRNQVRTAADPAVGALLTMSHEGSREEVALRGTVEAMAALVSARDHYTGEHTDEVGDLAIQLAQIMGLDIAQARMVGLAARLHDIGKVAIPDSILHKPSQLDSTEWEIMRTHPALGAEILNHVPGLRTVAPMVRAHHERWDGGGYPDRLSADQIPLGARIISVCDTYGAITTDRPYRSARDSSAARAEIRKHAGSQFDPDVVEALMDVLDAKISPAIQSAA, encoded by the coding sequence ATGTCCGCGGAACTGCAGGTAAGAATGGCGCAGGGACAGCGCGAGGAACGAAAGACAGTATTCCAAGGAGTGGCCTGGGTCGCGGCGCTAAACCTGATGGCGGTCGCATGGATCCTCGGACGCCCTTTTAGCAAAGCGATCTACGTTGCTGGCGTCGATGCGTTTGAAATCTTAGGCGCGCTTATGGGCGGGCTCTGGTGCCTGTGGACCGCGTTACGCTCCCGGCGCGACGCGGGAACTCCCCGGAACATCGCCGCTCCCGTGACGATGGCGATCGGCTTGATCTGTTACAGCGTGGGACAGACCGTTTATGCGTATTTCGATGTGATCAAACACGTCGACCCGCCGTTTCCGGGCGTCGCGGACCTCTTCTTCCTCGCCATTTATCCGACGATCTTTACGTCCATCCTGCGGATGTCGACACGCCCCATGCCTCTCGCGTCTCGCGTGCGCGTGTTTCTCGACAGCGCGATGATCATGACCGCCGCCGTCGCGTTCAGCTGGTACTTTATCCTCGGGCCCACCATGCTTCAGGGCAGCCAGACGCTGCTCGGCCGCGCCGTTGGCCTTGCCTATCCCTGCTGCGACCTGATCCTGGTGTTCGCCGTCCTGCTGCTTGCGTCGCGCTCGGCCAGCCGGTCGGGTTATGTCGGCGTCTCGATCCTGTTGACCGGATTGATCGTCTTCGTCATCGGCGACAGCATCTATCTTTACCGCCTGCTGCAAAACACCTATCACACCGGCTCGCTCATGGACGAGACTTACGTGCTCGGCAACAGCTTGATCGGCCTGGGAGCCAGCGCCATTCATCTGCTGGGCCGGCGCTCGGCGACGGAAACGGATGTGGAGCTGGTGGAAACACCGCCCCTCTGGCGTCTGCTGCTGCCCTACGCCCTCTTTCCGGCCATCGTGGCGCTGCTGCTCTACACCCGCTCGGTACACGCCGACAAGACGCTGGAGCGCGGCGTGATCGTCAGCTGCCTGGCCCTGGTCGCGCTGATCCTGGTCCGCCAGGTGATGTCGATCCGGGAAAATTACCAGCTCAACCAGCAGCTGCATACGGCCTACGATGACACCGCGGCGTATGCGGCGAAGATGGAGATTGTCAACGCGGAGCTGCACGCGACACAGGACGAGCTAAAAATCAACCTGGACGCGCTGACGGAGGCGAATGAACGGCTGCACTCGCTCGCCACGACCGACATGCTGACCGGGCTTCCCAACCATCGCTCCATGGTCGCGGCCATCGACGCCGAGATGGAGCGCTCGGCGCGCTACGGCCGTCCCTGCGCGCTCCTCTTCTTCGACCTGGACTATTTCAAGGCGCTGAACGACACCTGCGGCCACCCGGCGGGCGACGCCGCGCTGTCGGAGCTGGCGGCCCATGTGCGCGCCGGCCTGCGCGCCATCGACACCGTGGGCCGCTGGGGCGGCGAGGAGTTTTTGGCGCTGCTGCCGGAGACGGACCTTCCGGGCGCCTACACGGTCGCGGAGGAGCTGCGCAAGCGCGTCGCGGAGCATACCTTCGCCGCCGGAGGCGGGCTGCGCCTGACGTGCTCCGTCGGCGTTTCGTCGTATCCGGCGGATGCGCATCACCGGGACGCTCTCGTGGACGCCGCCGATCAGGCGATGTACGCCGCAAAGAAGCTCGGGCGCAACCAGGTCCGCACCGCCGCCGACCCCGCCGTCGGCGCGCTGCTGACGATGTCGCATGAAGGATCGCGCGAGGAGGTCGCCCTGCGCGGCACCGTCGAAGCCATGGCCGCCCTGGTTTCGGCGCGCGACCACTACACCGGCGAGCACACGGACGAGGTGGGCGACCTGGCGATCCAGCTTGCCCAGATCATGGGCCTGGACATCGCCCAGGCGCGCATGGTCGGCCTCGCCGCACGGCTGCACGATATCGGCAAGGTGGCGATTCCGGACTCGATCCTGCATAAGCCGAGCCAATTAGACTCGACCGAGTGGGAGATCATGCGCACCCATCCCGCGCTGGGCGCCGAGATCCTCAACCATGTTCCCGGCCTGCGCACCGTCGCCCCCATGGTCCGCGCCCACCACGAGCGCTGGGACGGCGGCGGTTACCCGGACCGGCTCAGCGCCGATCAGATCCCGCTGGGCGCGCGCATTATCTCCGTCTGTGACACCTATGGCGCCATCACCACGGACCGCCCCTACCGATCCGCGCGCGATTCCAGCGCCGCCCGCGCCGAGATCCGCAAGCACGCCGGCTCCCAGTTCGATCCCGACGTCGTGGAGGCGCTGATGGATGTGCTGGACGCAAAGATATCGCCGGCGATTCAGAGCGCCGCGTAG
- a CDS encoding winged helix-turn-helix transcriptional regulator — MEHQEEDHLFCPANAALTLLGGRWTMHIVRSLLDGKKRFNELSHEHKINPGTLRERLRELEEEGVVTRTVLSAMPPHVEYALTPKGEELNGVFEAVAQWGRAWMTPPAKREPAACE, encoded by the coding sequence ATGGAACATCAAGAGGAAGACCATCTTTTCTGTCCGGCCAACGCGGCGCTGACGCTGCTGGGCGGACGCTGGACGATGCATATCGTGCGCAGCCTATTGGACGGCAAAAAGCGTTTCAACGAACTTTCACACGAGCACAAGATCAATCCCGGCACTCTGCGCGAACGGTTGCGGGAGCTGGAGGAGGAAGGCGTGGTGACGCGCACAGTGCTGAGCGCCATGCCGCCGCACGTCGAATACGCGCTCACGCCGAAAGGAGAAGAGCTTAACGGCGTCTTTGAAGCCGTCGCGCAATGGGGACGCGCCTGGATGACTCCGCCCGCAAAACGCGAACCTGCCGCATGCGAGTGA
- a CDS encoding ring-cleaving dioxygenase: protein MSAPIGGLHHVTAIAGDAQRNFDFYAGQLGLRLVKKTVNFDDPGTYHLYYGDGMGNPGTLLTFFPWKNAPRGRKGSGETEATALSVPAGSLEFWRNRLEPFLTSKETKERFGSPVLSFADPDGLALEIVETSESDDARTGWTGSDIPREFAVRGLYGVTIAVRDPEPTARVLTGLLGFEEIGAEGERRRFVTQPGAPGAVIDLIARPDAPAAQTLVGSVHHIAYRLENEAAQIAWRDKLHDAGLGVTDVREREYFRSIYFHEPGRVLFELATDAPGFATDETPDALGTALKLPPWLETRRASIAGMLPALETTGERN from the coding sequence ATGAGCGCACCGATTGGCGGACTGCACCATGTGACGGCGATCGCCGGCGACGCCCAGCGAAACTTCGATTTCTACGCCGGTCAGCTGGGATTGCGTCTGGTGAAGAAGACGGTGAATTTTGACGATCCGGGCACATACCATCTGTACTATGGCGACGGCATGGGCAATCCCGGGACGCTGCTGACCTTCTTCCCCTGGAAGAACGCGCCGCGCGGGCGCAAAGGCTCCGGCGAAACCGAGGCGACGGCGCTCTCCGTTCCCGCCGGTTCGCTGGAGTTCTGGCGGAACCGCCTGGAGCCGTTTCTGACTTCGAAGGAGACAAAGGAGCGGTTTGGGAGTCCGGTTTTGAGCTTTGCCGATCCGGATGGACTGGCGCTGGAAATCGTCGAAACATCCGAATCCGACGATGCGCGGACTGGGTGGACGGGAAGCGACATTCCCCGTGAGTTCGCCGTGCGCGGGCTTTACGGCGTAACCATCGCGGTGCGGGATCCCGAGCCGACAGCGCGTGTCTTGACCGGCCTTCTTGGTTTTGAAGAGATCGGGGCCGAGGGCGAGCGCCGGCGCTTTGTGACGCAGCCCGGCGCGCCTGGCGCCGTGATCGATCTCATCGCGCGGCCGGATGCTCCGGCGGCGCAGACACTGGTGGGATCGGTCCATCACATCGCCTACCGTTTGGAGAATGAAGCCGCGCAGATCGCGTGGCGGGACAAACTGCACGACGCGGGGCTGGGCGTGACCGATGTCCGCGAGCGGGAGTACTTCCGCTCGATCTATTTTCACGAACCGGGCCGCGTGCTCTTTGAGCTCGCCACCGACGCCCCTGGCTTCGCGACCGACGAGACGCCGGACGCTTTGGGAACGGCGCTAAAGCTGCCGCCCTGGCTTGAGACGCGCCGCGCATCGATTGCGGGCATGCTGCCCGCGCTGGAAACGACGGGAGAGAGGAACTGA
- a CDS encoding alpha/beta hydrolase — protein MANTALDFKHRYLAGAAGAPTLLLLHGTGGDENDLLGLGQTLLPGAGLLSPRGKVMEGASPRFFRRLAAGVFDLEDLRLRTDELAEFITSGAGQYGFDPARVIAVGYSNGANIAASLLLRHPGALSAAVLLHAMTPFVPETPPALDGTPVLITAGRVDPMVPAANVEQLARILNDSGADVSLRWSPGGHGLTEAEVDAATQWLAAL, from the coding sequence ATGGCAAACACTGCGCTGGATTTTAAACACCGATATCTCGCCGGGGCCGCCGGCGCGCCGACGCTGCTGCTCCTGCACGGCACGGGCGGCGATGAGAACGACCTGCTGGGCCTCGGCCAGACGCTGCTGCCCGGCGCCGGCCTGCTGAGCCCGCGCGGCAAGGTGATGGAAGGCGCATCGCCGCGTTTCTTCCGCCGCCTCGCCGCCGGCGTCTTTGACCTGGAGGACCTGCGCCTGCGCACGGACGAACTGGCTGAGTTTATCACCAGCGGCGCCGGCCAGTACGGCTTCGACCCGGCCCGCGTGATTGCCGTCGGCTACTCCAACGGCGCCAACATCGCTGCAAGCCTGCTGCTGCGCCATCCCGGCGCGCTTTCGGCGGCGGTCCTGCTGCACGCGATGACGCCGTTCGTCCCGGAAACGCCGCCCGCGCTGGACGGAACCCCGGTCCTGATCACTGCCGGTCGCGTCGATCCAATGGTCCCCGCCGCCAACGTCGAACAGCTGGCCCGGATACTCAATGACAGCGGCGCCGACGTCTCACTGCGCTGGAGCCCCGGCGGCCACGGCCTGACCGAAGCAGAGGTCGACGCAGCGACGCAGTGGCTCGCGGCGTTATAA
- a CDS encoding TetR/AcrR family transcriptional regulator: MGTTERRERDKQRRREDILNTARTLFFEKGFRDTTIDDIARSAELARGTIYLYFENKEEIYATVLEEGLDTLNRLVQESYSEDADPLTNILAGHDAFMNFHDNYAQYYNVLMLDKLQIADVLPTSLKDRLDLKTAQMAEFIENILDKGVRKGMFRPMQIREVAYLQMGMAMGFAQMLDKCCATNEVFNDREQSRQAMHALIANSLLDRHERD, from the coding sequence ATGGGCACAACAGAACGTCGGGAACGGGATAAGCAGCGTCGGCGGGAAGATATTTTGAATACGGCGCGCACGCTGTTCTTTGAAAAAGGCTTTCGCGACACGACGATCGACGATATCGCTCGATCGGCGGAGCTGGCGCGCGGGACGATTTATCTCTATTTTGAGAATAAAGAAGAGATTTATGCGACCGTTCTGGAAGAGGGCCTGGATACGCTGAACCGTCTCGTGCAGGAATCATACTCCGAGGACGCCGACCCGCTCACGAATATTCTGGCCGGTCACGACGCCTTCATGAACTTTCATGACAATTACGCGCAGTATTATAACGTCCTGATGCTCGATAAGCTTCAGATCGCCGATGTGCTGCCGACAAGCCTCAAGGACCGTCTGGATCTGAAGACCGCGCAGATGGCGGAGTTCATCGAAAATATCCTGGACAAAGGCGTTCGCAAAGGCATGTTCCGGCCAATGCAAATCCGCGAAGTGGCGTACCTACAGATGGGGATGGCGATGGGATTCGCGCAGATGCTCGACAAATGCTGCGCCACCAATGAAGTCTTCAACGACCGCGAGCAAAGCCGCCAGGCGATGCACGCTCTGATCGCGAACAGCCTGCTGGACCGCCACG